In the Phaseolus vulgaris cultivar G19833 chromosome 7, P. vulgaris v2.0, whole genome shotgun sequence genome, one interval contains:
- the LOC137828578 gene encoding uncharacterized protein — protein MSGGVGPTGSDISLPREEQVDHKEHQEHVPQKAIITPSKSGFPSFRHLNCLAVVIVLSASGMIGPQDFVFVAFSVVYVLFLSKVAFPSLHSSKEGPIFNPQNKMFALYIFIAAIIGLFAPIAYILDGIYEGDKEGIKAAAPHVFLLASQVFMEGVTYSGRYSIPIRAFVPIFYNSRRIFTIVDWLRSEINKVNEEHSGSARRIYVGRVLAVANMAFWCYNLFGFLLPVYLPRVFKLYYSAHKDKD, from the coding sequence atGTCTGGTGGTGTTGGTCCAACTGGTTCTGACATTAGCTTACCAAGAGAAGAACAAGTTGATCACAAAGAACATCAAGAACATGTACCTCAAAAAGCCATCATCACACCTAGTAAATCAGGTTTCCCATCCTTCCGCCACCTCAATTGCTTGGCTGTGGTCATTGTCCTCTCTGCAAGTGGCATGATTGGTCCTCAAGACTTTGTTTTTGTGGCCTTCTCTGTAGTCTACGTTTTGTTCCTATCAAAAGTGGCTTTTCCATCTCTTCACTCATCAAAGGAAGGTCCAATTTTCAACCCACAAAACAAAATGTTTGCCCTTTATATATTCATAGCGGCCATCATTGGGCTTTTTGCCCCAATTGCTTATATCTTAGATGGAATTTATGAGGGTGATAAGGAAGGGATCAAGGCAGCTGCACCCCATGTTTTCCTCTTGGCCAGCCAAGTTTTCATGGAAGGGGTGACATACTCTGGCAGGTACTCAATTCCAATCAGAGCTTTTGTCCCTATCTTCTACAATTCAAGGAGGATTTTCACCATTGTGGATTGGCTCAGGAGTGAGATCAACAAGGTTAATGAAGAGCACAGTGGCTCTGCAAGGAGGATCTATGTGGGGAGAGTGCTTGCTGTAGCTAATATGGCCTTCTGGTGTTACAACTTGTTTGGATTTCTGTTGCCTGTTTATCTTCCTAGAGTTTTCAAGTTGTATTACTCTGCTCACAAAGACAAGGACTGA
- the LOC137830081 gene encoding short-chain dehydrogenase TIC 32, chloroplastic-like isoform X1, giving the protein MWPFKKKGASGFSSSSTAEQVTEGLDGTGLTAIVTGASSGIGTETTRVLALRGVHVIMGVRNMIAAKDVKETILKEIPSAKVDTLELDLSSMDSVNKFASDFKSSGLPLNILINNAGIMACPFKLSADKIELQFATNHIGHFLLTNLLLDTMKKTSRETKKEGRIVNVSSEAHRFAYSEGIRFDKINDKPSYNNWRAYGQSKLANILHANELAKRLKEDGVEISANSLHPGTITTNLFRHMPVNGIVSAIGRLVFKNVQQGAATTCYVALHPQVKGISGNYFSDSNVAKPTSQGTDADLAKKLWDFSLNLIK; this is encoded by the exons atgtGGCCATTCAAAAAGAAGGGGGCTTCTGGGTTTTCATCATCATCCACTGCAGAGCAAGTCACTGAAGGTCTCGATGGAACTGGTCTCACTGCCATTGTTACAG GAGCATCCAGTGGTATTGGCACTGAGACTACACGTGTACTTGCTTTGCGAGGTGTCCATGTGATTATGGGTGTGAGAAATATGATTGCTGCTAAAGATGTCAAAGAAACAATACTTAAGGAGATTCCCTCTGCAAAAGTTGATACCTTGGAGTTAGATCTCAGTTCAATGGATTCTGTCAATAAATTTGCATCAGATTTCAAGTCTTCTGGTCTTCCATTGAACATCTTGAT AAACAACGCAGGAATTATGGCATGCCCTTTCAAGCTCTCTGCGGACAAAATTGAACTACAGTTTGCCACAAATCACATAG GTCATTTTCTATTGACAAATCTTTTGTTGGACACCATGAAGAAAACTTCACGTGAAACTAAGAAAGAAGGAAGAATTGTTAATGTCTCTTCTGAAGCTCACCGATTTGCATATTCTGAAGGAATCCGTTTTGACAAAATTAATGATAAGCCAAG TTACAACAACTGGCGTGCATATGGGCAGTCAAAGCTTGCCAACATTTTACATGCAAATGAACTTGCAAAACGTCTCAAG GAAGATGGGGTGGAGATTTCTGCAAATTCTCTTCATCCTGGAACAATTACCACCAATCTTTTCCGTCATATGCCAGTGAACG GTATAGTTAGTGCTATTGGTAGACTCGTGTTTAAAaatgtccagcag GGAGCAGCAACAACATGCTATGTAGCATTGCACCCACAAGTGAAGGGAATTAGTGGCAATTATTTTTCGGACAGTAATGTGGCCAAACCAACCTCACAGGGTACTGATGCTGATTTGGCCAAGAAACTTTGGGATTTTAGCTTGAATTTGATCAAGTAA
- the LOC137830081 gene encoding short-chain dehydrogenase TIC 32, chloroplastic-like isoform X2 produces MGVRNMIAAKDVKETILKEIPSAKVDTLELDLSSMDSVNKFASDFKSSGLPLNILINNAGIMACPFKLSADKIELQFATNHIGHFLLTNLLLDTMKKTSRETKKEGRIVNVSSEAHRFAYSEGIRFDKINDKPSYNNWRAYGQSKLANILHANELAKRLKEDGVEISANSLHPGTITTNLFRHMPVNGIVSAIGRLVFKNVQQGAATTCYVALHPQVKGISGNYFSDSNVAKPTSQGTDADLAKKLWDFSLNLIK; encoded by the exons ATGGGTGTGAGAAATATGATTGCTGCTAAAGATGTCAAAGAAACAATACTTAAGGAGATTCCCTCTGCAAAAGTTGATACCTTGGAGTTAGATCTCAGTTCAATGGATTCTGTCAATAAATTTGCATCAGATTTCAAGTCTTCTGGTCTTCCATTGAACATCTTGAT AAACAACGCAGGAATTATGGCATGCCCTTTCAAGCTCTCTGCGGACAAAATTGAACTACAGTTTGCCACAAATCACATAG GTCATTTTCTATTGACAAATCTTTTGTTGGACACCATGAAGAAAACTTCACGTGAAACTAAGAAAGAAGGAAGAATTGTTAATGTCTCTTCTGAAGCTCACCGATTTGCATATTCTGAAGGAATCCGTTTTGACAAAATTAATGATAAGCCAAG TTACAACAACTGGCGTGCATATGGGCAGTCAAAGCTTGCCAACATTTTACATGCAAATGAACTTGCAAAACGTCTCAAG GAAGATGGGGTGGAGATTTCTGCAAATTCTCTTCATCCTGGAACAATTACCACCAATCTTTTCCGTCATATGCCAGTGAACG GTATAGTTAGTGCTATTGGTAGACTCGTGTTTAAAaatgtccagcag GGAGCAGCAACAACATGCTATGTAGCATTGCACCCACAAGTGAAGGGAATTAGTGGCAATTATTTTTCGGACAGTAATGTGGCCAAACCAACCTCACAGGGTACTGATGCTGATTTGGCCAAGAAACTTTGGGATTTTAGCTTGAATTTGATCAAGTAA
- the LOC137828382 gene encoding putative ubiquitin-like-specific protease 1B isoform X1: MGRKRKKALSTGRDDSSSKAAMSEAIEPSSSAIRASKNKLPLPLDSSSSQHVKQDVNKISRSMLIKLYNFCTRRPKTNEELSVVVSMFGVYLNRKDSYSMKPKGWVSDMVILAAGKLMMEEEKATNGAVTRHIFSPQFMNKVKWDLNLSNEDSYKTWSIEDVSQFILPGKLGYEIYQCKLIFAPTLFEEHWSCYVLEPKEKTLYVLDSMHDRLSASKKNLDDATKRRFEELLVLMDPGSTKENASITLVYADVPRQQNIHDCGIYVLKYLEIWDGSIKWEDKTMPDYEYKEIVEFRQHLLCGWVQHPKNEVREEILKAAGVWGKLG; this comes from the exons ATGGGAAGAAAGAGGAAGAAAGCATTGAGCACAGGCCGAG ATGATAGCAGCTCGAAAGCCGCGATGAGTGAGGCAATTGAACCTTCAAGCAGTG CTATCAGGGCCTCCAAAAATAAGCTACCTCTGCCATTGGATTCTTCCAGCAGTCAACATGTAAAGCAGGATGTGAACAAAATATCCCGGTCTATGCTGATCAAGCTATATAACTTTTGCACTCGTCGACCAAAGACAAATGAGGAATTGAG TGTCGTGGTTAGCATGTTTGGCGTTTACTTAAACCGCAAGGATAGCTATTCAATGAAACCAAAAGGGTGGGTCAGTGATATG GTGATTTTAGCTGCTGGGAAGTTAATGATGGAAGAGGAGAAGGCAACAAATGGGGCTGTCACTCGTCATATATTTAGCCCACAATTTATG AATAAGGTAAAATGGGACTTAAATCTTTCTAATGAAGATAGCTACAAGACTTGGTCTATTGAGGATGTATCTCAATTCATCTTACCGGGTAAACTGGGTTATGAAATTTATCAGTGCAAATTG ATTTTTGCACCAACTTTGTTTGAGGAGCATTGGTCTTGTTATGTGCTCGAGCCGAAGGAAAAAACCCTGTATGTGTTAGATTCGATGCATGATAGACTCTCAGCCAGCAAGAAGAACTTGGATGATGCAACG AAACGTCGTTTTGAGGAGCTACTGGTATTAATGGATCCTGGTTCGACCAAAGAAAATGCATCAATAACATTGGTTTACGCTGATGTTCCTAGGCAGCAAAACAT TCATGATTGTGGCATCTATGTGCTGAAATACTTGGAAATTTGGGATGGATCGATAAAATGGGAAGACAAAACCATGCCTGATTATGAATAC AAAGAAATCGTGGAGTTTCGACAACACCTTTTGTGTGGATGGGTTCAACATCCTAAAAACGAGGTTAGAGAAGAGATTTTGAAGGCGGCAGGAGTGTGGGGAAAATTAGGCTGA
- the LOC137828382 gene encoding putative ubiquitin-like-specific protease 1B isoform X3, with protein sequence MLIKLYNFCTRRPKTNEELSVVVSMFGVYLNRKDSYSMKPKGWVSDMVILAAGKLMMEEEKATNGAVTRHIFSPQFMNKVKWDLNLSNEDSYKTWSIEDVSQFILPGKLGYEIYQCKLIFAPTLFEEHWSCYVLEPKEKTLYVLDSMHDRLSASKKNLDDATKRRFEELLVLMDPGSTKENASITLVYADVPRQQNIHDCGIYVLKYLEIWDGSIKWEDKTMPDYEYKEIVEFRQHLLCGWVQHPKNEVREEILKAAGVWGKLG encoded by the exons ATGCTGATCAAGCTATATAACTTTTGCACTCGTCGACCAAAGACAAATGAGGAATTGAG TGTCGTGGTTAGCATGTTTGGCGTTTACTTAAACCGCAAGGATAGCTATTCAATGAAACCAAAAGGGTGGGTCAGTGATATG GTGATTTTAGCTGCTGGGAAGTTAATGATGGAAGAGGAGAAGGCAACAAATGGGGCTGTCACTCGTCATATATTTAGCCCACAATTTATG AATAAGGTAAAATGGGACTTAAATCTTTCTAATGAAGATAGCTACAAGACTTGGTCTATTGAGGATGTATCTCAATTCATCTTACCGGGTAAACTGGGTTATGAAATTTATCAGTGCAAATTG ATTTTTGCACCAACTTTGTTTGAGGAGCATTGGTCTTGTTATGTGCTCGAGCCGAAGGAAAAAACCCTGTATGTGTTAGATTCGATGCATGATAGACTCTCAGCCAGCAAGAAGAACTTGGATGATGCAACG AAACGTCGTTTTGAGGAGCTACTGGTATTAATGGATCCTGGTTCGACCAAAGAAAATGCATCAATAACATTGGTTTACGCTGATGTTCCTAGGCAGCAAAACAT TCATGATTGTGGCATCTATGTGCTGAAATACTTGGAAATTTGGGATGGATCGATAAAATGGGAAGACAAAACCATGCCTGATTATGAATAC AAAGAAATCGTGGAGTTTCGACAACACCTTTTGTGTGGATGGGTTCAACATCCTAAAAACGAGGTTAGAGAAGAGATTTTGAAGGCGGCAGGAGTGTGGGGAAAATTAGGCTGA
- the LOC137828382 gene encoding putative ubiquitin-like-specific protease 1B isoform X2: MGRKRKKALSTGRDDSSSKAAMSEAIEPSSSAIRASKNKLPLPLDSSSSQHVKQDVNKISRSMLIKLYNFCTRRPKTNEELSMFGVYLNRKDSYSMKPKGWVSDMVILAAGKLMMEEEKATNGAVTRHIFSPQFMNKVKWDLNLSNEDSYKTWSIEDVSQFILPGKLGYEIYQCKLIFAPTLFEEHWSCYVLEPKEKTLYVLDSMHDRLSASKKNLDDATKRRFEELLVLMDPGSTKENASITLVYADVPRQQNIHDCGIYVLKYLEIWDGSIKWEDKTMPDYEYKEIVEFRQHLLCGWVQHPKNEVREEILKAAGVWGKLG; this comes from the exons ATGGGAAGAAAGAGGAAGAAAGCATTGAGCACAGGCCGAG ATGATAGCAGCTCGAAAGCCGCGATGAGTGAGGCAATTGAACCTTCAAGCAGTG CTATCAGGGCCTCCAAAAATAAGCTACCTCTGCCATTGGATTCTTCCAGCAGTCAACATGTAAAGCAGGATGTGAACAAAATATCCCGGTCTATGCTGATCAAGCTATATAACTTTTGCACTCGTCGACCAAAGACAAATGAGGAATTGAG CATGTTTGGCGTTTACTTAAACCGCAAGGATAGCTATTCAATGAAACCAAAAGGGTGGGTCAGTGATATG GTGATTTTAGCTGCTGGGAAGTTAATGATGGAAGAGGAGAAGGCAACAAATGGGGCTGTCACTCGTCATATATTTAGCCCACAATTTATG AATAAGGTAAAATGGGACTTAAATCTTTCTAATGAAGATAGCTACAAGACTTGGTCTATTGAGGATGTATCTCAATTCATCTTACCGGGTAAACTGGGTTATGAAATTTATCAGTGCAAATTG ATTTTTGCACCAACTTTGTTTGAGGAGCATTGGTCTTGTTATGTGCTCGAGCCGAAGGAAAAAACCCTGTATGTGTTAGATTCGATGCATGATAGACTCTCAGCCAGCAAGAAGAACTTGGATGATGCAACG AAACGTCGTTTTGAGGAGCTACTGGTATTAATGGATCCTGGTTCGACCAAAGAAAATGCATCAATAACATTGGTTTACGCTGATGTTCCTAGGCAGCAAAACAT TCATGATTGTGGCATCTATGTGCTGAAATACTTGGAAATTTGGGATGGATCGATAAAATGGGAAGACAAAACCATGCCTGATTATGAATAC AAAGAAATCGTGGAGTTTCGACAACACCTTTTGTGTGGATGGGTTCAACATCCTAAAAACGAGGTTAGAGAAGAGATTTTGAAGGCGGCAGGAGTGTGGGGAAAATTAGGCTGA
- the LOC137828102 gene encoding mitogen-activated protein kinase kinase kinase YODA-like: protein MIDFLTITEILLRSLLATFQFIKTNMLTWWGKSSSKESKKKSNKESFFDTLHRKFKISSEGKLRTRSGGSRRHRNDTVSEKGDPSPTESRSPSPSKVARCQSFIERPHAQPLPLPGLHPSSVGRVDSEISISSKSRLEKGSKPSLFLPLPTPGCIRCKPNPADLDGDMVTASVFSDCSADSDEPHSHNRSPLVADCETGSRTAAAGSPSSTMLKDQPIVVSQLNSAGVKKPGSILSNHTSSTSPKRRPLRNHVPNLQVPPHGAFYSAPDSSLSSPSRSPLRAFGTDQVLNSAFWSGKPYSEVNLVGSGQCSSPGSGHNSGHNSMGGDMSGPLFWQPSRGSPEYSPVPSPRMASPGPSSRIQSGAVTPIHPKAGGTPIESQTGRVDDGKQQTHRLPLPPLSVSNSSPFSHSNSAATSPSMPRSPARADTPGSGSRWKKGKLLGSGSFGHVYLGFNSESGEMCAVKEVTLFSDDPKSMESAKQFMQEIHLLSRLQHPNIVQYYGSETVDDKLYIYLEYVSGGSIHKLLREYGQFGELVIRSYTQQILSGLAYLHAKNTLHRDIKGANILVDPTGRVRLADFGMAKHITGQSCPLSFKGTPYWMAPEVIKNSNGCNLAVDIWSLGCTVLEMATTKPPWFQYEGVAAMFKIGNSKELPTIPDHLSNEGKDFVRKCLQRNPYDRPSASELLDHPFVKLAAPLERPILVTEALDHVSGTTQGAKALAIGQAKNLSTLDSDRLSVHSSRFLKINPHESEIHIPRNISCPVSPIGSPLLRSRSPQHRNGRMSPSPISSPRTASGASTPLAGGSGAIPFGNHSKQLIYFQEGFGSIPKSSNGMYVNGPAHHDSTVDIFRGMQIGSHIPSELVSSENDVLVKQFARHPHAEPHDFQSVLADRVGRQLLGEHVRINPSLDLSPSSSLLSRPNGL, encoded by the exons ATGATAGATTTTTTAACTATTACTGAGATCCTTTTAAGAAGTTTGCTTGCCACATTTCAATTTATAAAGACAAATATGCTTACATGGTGGGGAAAATCATCATCAAAAGAAAGCAAGAAGAAATCAAATAAGGAAAGCTTTTTTGACACACTGCACcggaaatttaaaatttcatccGAAGGTAAACTAAGAACTAGATCTGGAGGATCCCGTAGACATCGCAATGACACAGTTTCAGAGAAGGGGGATCCTTCTCCAACTGAATCAAGATCACCTTCACCTTCCAAAGTGGCTAGGTGTCAAAGTTTTATTGAAAGACCTCATGCTCAGCCACTTCCTCTTCCTGGTCTGCACCCTTCAAGTGTTGGCCGAGTAGATTCTGAAATTAGCATATCATCAAAATCAAGATTGGAAAAAGGCTCCAAGCCATCATTGTTTCTTCCTCTCCCAACACCTGGATGCATACGTTGTAAGCCAAACCCTGCAGATTTGGATGGAGATATGGTCACAGCTTCAGTCTTTAGTGATTGCTCTGCTGACAGTGATGAGCCACACTCACACAATCGAAGTCCTCTAGTGGCTGACTGTGAGACTGGGAGTAGAACTGCTGCTGCTGGCAGTCCTTCCAG CACGATGCTCAAGGATCAGCCAATTGTTGTTTCCCAGCTCAATTCAGCAGGAGTAAAAAAACCCGGAAGTATTCTAAGTAATCATACATCTTCTACATCCCCAAAACGTAGGCCTTTACGCAACCATGTTCCAAATCTTCAGGTTCCTCCTCATGGTGCCTTCTACAGTGCTCCTGATAGTTCCTTGTCAAGTCCATCCAGAAGTCCATTGAGAGCATTTGGCACAGATCAGGTTTTGAATTCTGCTTTTTGGTCTGGAAAGCCATATTCAGAGGTCAACTTGGTTGGATCTGGACAGTGCTCTAGTCCTGGTTCAGGTCACAATTCTGGACATAATTCAATGGGAGGGGACATGTCAGGACCTTTATTTTGGCAACCAAGCAGGGGTAGTCCTGAGTATTCTCCAGTACCTAGTCCCAGAATGGCTAGTCCTGGTCCTAGCTCGAGAATTCAGAGTGGAGCAGTCACACCTATTCATCCCAAAGCTGGGGGAACACCCATTGAATCACAGACAGGAAGGGTTGATGATGGAAAACAGCAGACTCATCGATTGCCGCTTCCTCCTTTGTCAGTCTCCAATTCCTCACCATTCTCTCATTCAAATTCGGCAGCAACATCTCCGTCTATGCCAAGAAGTCCAGCTAGAGCAGATACTCCAGGCTCTGGCTCACGTTGGAAGAAAGGAAAGCTGCTTGGTAGTGGCTCATTTGGACATGTCTATCTTGGCTTCAATAG TGAAAGTGGCGAAATGTGTGCAGTGAAGGAGGTTACCCTGTTTTCAGATGATCCCAAGTCAATGGAAAGTGCTAAGCAATTTATGCAG GAAATTCATTTATTAAGCCGTTTACAGCATCCAAATATTGTCCAGTATTATGGTTCTGAAACA GTTGATGACAAGCTTTACATATACCTTGAATATGTATCTGGAGGCTCCATACACAAACTTCTTCGAGAATATGGGCAGTTTGGTGAACTAGTTATTCGTAGCTATACTCAACAAATTTTGTCAGGGCTTGCTTATTTGCATGCTAAAAATACTCTCCATCG GGACATCAAAGGAGCGAATATACTGGTAGATCCAACTGGGCGGGTCAGGTTGGCAGACTTTGGCATGGCAAAACAT ATAACTGGGCAATCGTGTCCATTATCATTCAAAGGAACCCCTTACTGGATGGCTCCTGAG GTTATAAAGAACTCTAATGGATGCAATCTTGCAGTAGATATATGGAGTCTTGGATGCACAGTTTTGGAAATGGCTACTACCAAACCTCCTTGGTTTCAGTATGAAGGG GTTGCTGCCATGTTCAAGATTGGTAATAGCAAGGAACTCCCGACAATCCCTGATCATCTCTCAAATGAAGGAAAAGATTTTGTTAGGAAATGTCTTCAGCGTAACCCATATGATCGCCCTTCAGCCAGTGAATTATTGGACCACCCTTTTGTAAAACTTGCTGCACCTTTGGAAAGACCTATTCTGGTTACTGAAGCATTGGACCATGTTTCTGGGACTACACAAGGGGCAAAAGCTCTG gCAATTGGACAAGCAAAGAATCTTTCTACCTTGGATTCAGATAGACTTTCTGTTCATTCTTcaagatttttgaaaattaatccCCATGAAag TGAAATCCATATTCCACGGAATATATCTTGCCCCGTCTCTCCCATTGGAAGCCCACTTTTGAGGTCAAGATCACCGCAGCACAGGAATGGGAGAAtgtctccttctcctatatcCAGCCCTCGGACTGCTTCTGGGGCATCAACACCTCTCGCTGGTGGCAGTGGTGCCATTCCATTTGGTAATCACTCTAAACAGTTAATTTACTTTCAAGAGGGTTTTGGAAGCATCCCTAAGTCCTCAAATGGTATGTACGTCAATGGCCCTGCTCATCATGACTCAACTGTTGACATTTTTCGAGGAATGCAAATAGGGTCTCACATTCCATCAGAGCTGGTTTCCAGTGAAAATGATGTTCTGGTTAAGCAGTTTGCAAGGCATCCTCATGCTGAGCCACACGATTTTCAGTCAGTCTTGGCAGATCGTGTTGGCCGGCAGCTGCTGGGGGAACATGTTAGGATTAACCCATCCCTTGATCTCAGCCCCAGCTCATCTTTGCTTAGCCGCCCAAATGGTTTATAA
- the LOC137828104 gene encoding uncharacterized protein, which produces MRKLKFHEKKLLKKVNFLEWKREGGHRENLVMQRYHVTGRDDYKKYSGLCHMVQKLVNILKQMDAKDPFRVDMTDKLLEKLYNMGVIPTRQSITLCERLTVSSFCRRRLSTVLVRLKFAEHLKEAVTYIEQGHIRVGPETVTDPAFLVTRNMEDFITWVDSSKIKRKVLQYNDKLDDYDLMN; this is translated from the exons ATGAGGAAGCTCAAGTTTCATGAAAAGAAGCTTTTAAAGAAGGTAAATTTTTTGGAATGGAAGAGGGAAGGGGGTCACAGAGAGAACTTGGTTATGCAACGTTACCATGTTACTGGACGGGACGATTACAAAAA ATATTCAGGTTTATGCCATATGGTTCAGAAGTTAGTTAACATATTGAAACAGATGGATGCAAAGGATCCTTTTCGAGTTGACATGACTGACaagcttttggaaaaact CTACAATATGGGCGTGATTCCAACCAGGCAAAGCATCACACTCTGTGAACGCTTAACTGTGTCATCCTTCTGTAG ACGTAGGCTCTCAACTGTTCTGGTTCGACTCAAATTTGCTGAACACTTGAAAGAAGCAGTCACGTATATTGAGCAAGGGCATATTAGGGTTGGTCCAGAGACAGTGACAGACCCAGCTTTCCTTGTCACTAGAAACATGGAAGACTTCATTACATGGGTGGATTCATCCAAAATAAAGAGAAAGGTGCTTCAGTACAATGACAAATTGGATGACTATGATTTAATGAATTAA
- the LOC137828105 gene encoding silicon efflux transporter LSI2-like — MTMASVPKVVLGLIAFAIFWVLAVFPAVPFLPIGRTAGSLLGAMLMVLFQVITPDDAYATIDLPILGLLFGTMVVSVYLERADMFKYIGKLLAWKSRGAKDLLCRICVISAVSSALFTNDTSCVVLTEFILKIARQHNLPPTPFLLALASSANIGSSATPIGNPQNLVIAVQSKISFGDFLIGILPAMVAGVVANATILLIMFWKLLSVHKDEEDAGEEVVEEEYDSHRFSPATMSHFSSLNSQEWNAHLEAISVQNSPPHILRNRSIANASESNGVSSIPFDSARISSLPRDGINGVPSLTKEETSPISSSAATVDTLIHPSERKNNFIIRWKRVLWKSCVYIITVGMLVALLLGLNMSWTAITAALALMVLDFKDARPSLEKVSYSLLIFFCGMFITVDGLNKTGIPSALWDIMEPYSRVDRASGIAILAIVILVLSNLASNVPTVLLLGGRVAASAAAISKADEKKAWLILAWASTISGNLSLLGSAANLIVCEQAIRAPNLPYTLTFWSHIKFGLPSTIIVTAIGLTFIR; from the exons ATGACAATGGCTTCTGTTCCTAAAGTGGTGCTTGGTTTAATTGCATTTGCAATCTTCTGGGTCTTAGCAGTTTTCCCAGCTGTGCCTTTTCTACCTATTGGGAGAACTGCAGGGTCCCTCCTTGGAGCCATGCTTATGGTCCTATTCCAAGTTATTACTCCAGACGATGCTTATGCCACGATTGATCTTCCAATTCTTGGTCTTCTTTTTGGGACAATGGTCGTCAGTGTCTATCTTGAAAGAGCTGACATGTTTAAGTATATAGGGAAGTTGCTGGCTTGGAAGAGTAGAGGTGCAAAGGATTTACTTTGTAGGATATGTGTTATTTCTGCTGTCTCAAGTGCTCTCTTCACAAATGACACCTCTTGTGTTGTTTTAACTGAATTCATATTGAAAATTGCTAGGCAGCATAACCTTCCACCAACACCCTTCCTACTTGCCCTTGCTTCGAGTGCTAATATTGGGTCCTCGGCAACTCCAATTGGCAACCCCCAAAACCTGGTTATAGCTGTTCAGAGTAAAATATCATTTGGTGATTTTCTGATTGGTATTCTTCCTGCCATGGTGGCAGGAGTTGTAGCAAATGCTACAATTCTTCTAATCATGTTTTGGAAGTTATTATCTGTTCATAAGGACGAAGAAGATGCAGGGGAAGAAGTTGTGGAAGAGGAGTATGATTCCCATAGGTTTTCTCCAGCCACTATGTCTCATTTTTCATCCTTAAATTCTCAAGAATGGAATGCCCATCTTGAAGCTATCAGTGTTCAGAACTCTCCTCCACATATTCTAAGAAACCGATCGATTGCAAATGCAAGTGAAAGTAATGGGGTTTCTAGCATCCCTTTTGATTCTGCAAGAATCTCAAGTTTACCAAGGGATGGAATAAATGGTGTGCCATCTCTGACAAAGGAGGAAACTAGCCCTATAAGTTCTTCAGCAGCGACAGTGGATACACTTATTCACCCTTCggaaagaaaaaacaattttatcataAGATGGAAGAGGGTACTGTGGAAATCTTGTGTTTACATCATAACAGTTGGAATGTTGGTTGCTTTACTTTTAGGTTTAAATATGTCATGGACTGCAATTACTGCGGCACTTGCTCTTATGGTTCTTGATTTCAAAGATGCTAGACCAAGTTTAGAAAAG GTTTCATATTCACTCTTGATATTCTTTTGTGGAATGTTTATCACGGTAGATGGCCTCAATAAAACTGGGATTCCAAGTGCTTTGTGGGACATAATGGAGCCCTATTCTCGCGTTGATCGGGCTAGTGGAATTGCAATTCTTGCAATTGTCATACTTGTCCTATCAAATTTGGCTTCAAATGTACCAACAG TTCTCTTGCTTGGAGGACGTGTAGCAGCTTCAGCTGCTGCAATTTCCAAAGCAGATGAGAAGAAGGCATGGCTGATATTGGCTTGGGCCAGCACCATATCAGGGAATCTCTCACTGTTGGGATCAGCTGCTAACTTGATAGTGTGTGAACAGGCTATCCGTGCTCCAAACCTACCATACACGTTAACCTTCTGGAGTCACATAAAATTTGGCCTTCCTTCCACTATCATAGTCACAGCTATAGGTTTGACATTCATAAGATGA